Proteins encoded within one genomic window of Ovis aries strain OAR_USU_Benz2616 breed Rambouillet chromosome 1, ARS-UI_Ramb_v3.0, whole genome shotgun sequence:
- the LSM10 gene encoding U7 snRNA-associated Sm-like protein LSm10 produces MEVSHSVKERTISENSLIILLQGLQGQVTTVDLRDESVAHGRIDNVDAFMNIRLAQVTYTDRWGHQVELDDLFVTGRNVRYVHIPDNVNITATIEQQLQVIHRVRYFGSKGQGRQEFPSKNS; encoded by the coding sequence ATGGAGGTGAGCCACTCGGTGAAGGAGCGGACCATCTCCGAGAACAGCCTGATCATCCTGCTGCAGGGCCTCCAGGGCCAGGTCACCACCGTGGACCTGCGGGATGAGAGCGTGGCCCACGGACGCATAGACAACGTCGATGCTTTCATGAACATCCGCCTGGCCCAGGTCACCTACACAGACCGTTGGGGGCATCAGGTGGAGCTGGACGACCTCTTCGTGACAGGCCGGAACGTCCGTTACGTCCACATCCCCGACAACGTGAACATTACCGCAACCATTGAGCAGCAGCTGCAGGTCATCCATCGGGTGCGTTACTTTGGCAGCAAGGGGCAAGGCCGGCAGGAATTTCCCTCCAAAAACTCTTAA